A part of Flexistipes sp. genomic DNA contains:
- the ahcY gene encoding adenosylhomocysteinase translates to MKVQNENYKIKDINLAEWGRKEIKIAEKEMPGLIAIREKYADEKPLKGVKISGSLHMTIQTAVLIETLVELGANVRWASCNIFSTQDHAAAAIAEAGIPVFAWKGETLEEYWWCTEQALSFEDGGPNLIVDDGGDATLMVHLGYKSEQDPSLLDKTPDGEDEKELLARLKHIRQRDNNFWEKLVKNLKGVSEETTTGVHRLYQMTQTGELLIPAINVNDSVTKSKFDNLYGCRESLIDGIKRATDVMIAGKTAVICGYGDVGKGCAQALRGMGARVIVTEIDPICALQASMEGYEVKTLEDTLGTGDIYITATGNRDVIKAGHMEQMKDQAIVCNIGHFDNEIQVSQLNGIPGIKKENIKPQVDKYRFPDGHEIFMLAEGRLVNLGCATGHPSFVMSNSFANQVLAQIDLWKNKDTYKPGVYMLAKKLDEEVARLHLEKIGVKLTTLTKEQADYIGVKVEGPYKPEYYRY, encoded by the coding sequence ATGAAGGTGCAAAATGAGAACTATAAAATTAAAGATATAAACCTTGCAGAGTGGGGAAGAAAAGAGATAAAAATAGCCGAAAAGGAAATGCCCGGCTTGATAGCGATCAGAGAAAAATATGCAGACGAAAAACCTCTGAAAGGCGTAAAGATATCCGGAAGCCTCCACATGACAATTCAAACAGCTGTCCTGATAGAAACGCTCGTTGAGCTCGGTGCAAATGTAAGGTGGGCAAGCTGCAATATCTTCTCCACACAGGATCACGCTGCAGCAGCTATTGCAGAAGCCGGGATTCCGGTATTTGCCTGGAAAGGGGAAACTTTGGAAGAATACTGGTGGTGCACAGAGCAGGCTCTTTCATTTGAAGACGGCGGCCCTAATCTGATTGTAGATGACGGAGGGGACGCGACGTTAATGGTTCATTTAGGATATAAATCCGAGCAGGATCCGTCACTACTTGATAAGACACCAGATGGTGAGGATGAAAAAGAATTGTTAGCTCGACTCAAACATATACGTCAGAGAGATAACAATTTTTGGGAAAAACTTGTAAAAAATTTAAAGGGAGTATCCGAGGAGACAACAACTGGTGTTCACAGGTTATATCAGATGACGCAAACGGGGGAACTTCTCATACCCGCTATCAATGTAAATGATTCTGTAACAAAATCCAAGTTTGACAACCTTTACGGTTGCAGAGAATCACTCATAGACGGCATAAAGCGCGCAACCGATGTCATGATAGCTGGCAAGACAGCCGTTATTTGCGGTTATGGGGATGTCGGAAAGGGATGCGCTCAGGCTCTCAGAGGAATGGGGGCTAGAGTAATTGTCACGGAAATCGACCCCATCTGTGCACTTCAGGCATCCATGGAAGGCTATGAAGTTAAAACACTGGAAGACACTCTCGGAACAGGGGATATATACATAACGGCTACAGGAAACAGGGATGTGATAAAAGCCGGGCACATGGAGCAAATGAAGGATCAGGCAATCGTATGTAATATAGGGCATTTTGATAACGAGATACAGGTATCCCAGCTCAACGGTATCCCGGGTATAAAAAAGGAAAATATTAAACCTCAGGTGGATAAATACCGTTTTCCGGACGGACACGAAATTTTTATGCTTGCTGAAGGAAGGCTTGTAAATTTAGGCTGTGCAACAGGCCATCCTTCCTTTGTGATGTCCAACTCTTTTGCAAATCAAGTCCTGGCTCAAATTGATCTGTGGAAAAATAAAGACACATATAAACCTGGGGTTTACATGCTGGCTAAAAAACTTGATGAGGAAGTTGCAAGACTGCATCTGGAAAAAATTGGTGTAAAGCTGACAACATTGACAAAAGAACAGGCTGATTACATCGGTGTGAAAGTTGAAGGGCCTTATAAACCGGAATATTACAGATAT
- a CDS encoding thiolase C-terminal domain-containing protein, which produces MKRVFIRDVSLSDFGKLKTSLIGIIQETFEKLNMDSDDVDGVFIGLMNPEGFTGVGNIASYITDKLGIYGKPAVRIETASSTGAAVFYSAYAAVKAGLYKNVLVIGAEKMTSLSTGEVTGLISQVIDPYERKTGLTMPALAAIVANRFRYESRIRPSKFQNLLAEVAIKNHFYGSKNPTAHFKKEINREKYFNSKYISEPLRLFDCSPVSDGAAAIVLSSEKGSVEIIGIGQGTDRQSLSKRETITSFDATIKAATQAYQMAGIAPESIDFAEIHDAFTPFEILGLLDTGLLKRSEIENFYLSKEGYHDGRLPVNISGGLKSRGHPLGASGLAQIAEAFKIMTDQYPPEITPEKKDVCLTQSVGGLATNNFVTILRLRGAVLKPAKKDTEEFFSKPPRFKSDSNLRVYSHTRLNSTAEGVESPLDLVICEHNYKKFFARYSDRDKPRIKSKVKITKKENGIVYVKQLRRFSIKG; this is translated from the coding sequence ATGAAAAGAGTTTTTATCAGAGATGTTTCTTTATCTGACTTCGGAAAGCTTAAAACCAGCCTTATCGGTATAATTCAGGAGACTTTTGAGAAACTTAATATGGATTCTGATGATGTCGACGGAGTATTTATCGGCCTTATGAATCCTGAAGGTTTCACAGGCGTGGGTAACATTGCTTCCTATATTACGGATAAACTGGGAATATATGGTAAACCGGCTGTTCGCATTGAAACGGCTTCTTCAACAGGGGCAGCTGTTTTTTACAGTGCATATGCAGCAGTAAAAGCAGGTTTATATAAAAATGTGCTTGTCATAGGTGCTGAGAAGATGACGAGCCTTTCCACGGGTGAAGTTACCGGTTTGATTTCTCAGGTGATTGATCCTTACGAACGCAAAACAGGTCTGACAATGCCTGCACTGGCTGCGATCGTGGCTAATCGTTTCCGTTATGAAAGCCGCATCAGACCTTCAAAATTTCAAAATCTCTTAGCAGAAGTTGCAATAAAAAATCATTTTTACGGAAGCAAAAATCCTACTGCTCACTTTAAAAAAGAAATAAACAGGGAAAAATATTTCAACAGTAAATATATATCCGAACCTTTGAGACTTTTTGACTGTTCACCTGTCAGTGATGGTGCAGCAGCAATTGTTCTCTCTTCTGAAAAAGGAAGCGTGGAGATCATCGGTATTGGTCAGGGTACTGACAGGCAGTCTCTGAGTAAAAGGGAGACGATAACTTCTTTTGATGCAACGATAAAAGCTGCTACTCAGGCTTACCAAATGGCAGGTATTGCTCCTGAATCTATAGATTTTGCAGAAATACACGATGCTTTTACACCTTTTGAGATTTTAGGGCTTCTGGATACAGGGCTTTTAAAACGGAGTGAAATAGAAAATTTTTATCTTTCAAAAGAAGGATATCACGACGGGAGACTACCCGTGAATATTTCAGGCGGTTTAAAATCCAGAGGACACCCCCTTGGAGCTTCCGGACTTGCTCAGATTGCAGAAGCTTTTAAAATTATGACTGATCAGTATCCTCCGGAAATAACCCCTGAAAAAAAAGATGTATGCCTTACCCAGAGTGTGGGAGGATTGGCAACAAACAATTTTGTAACAATTTTACGGTTAAGGGGAGCTGTACTTAAGCCTGCTAAAAAAGATACAGAAGAATTTTTCAGCAAACCGCCAAGGTTTAAAAGTGATTCCAATCTCAGGGTCTACTCGCATACCAGGCTTAACTCCACAGCCGAAGGGGTGGAATCCCCTTTAGATCTTGTGATTTGTGAGCATAATTATAAAAAATTTTTTGCACGTTATTCGGATAGAGACAAACCCCGAATAAAAAGCAAAGTTAAAATAACGAAAAAAGAGAACGGTATAGTTTATGTTAAACAACTGCGGCGGTTTTCGATAAAAGGGTAG
- a CDS encoding TIGR01777 family oxidoreductase: MINTFKKELVVDYEVEKLFGYHERPGVLRRLTPPWVNAEVLREPDNLYAGSSAVIRLKKFGIKLNWEASHTEYDKNKFFKDAQIKGPFRFWQHSHYFKNISAGSSKLTDFVEYELPLSALLDIAAGRSVRKELGRMFCYRHSVIKNDLSVIEKYDVPEKKILISGSGGVIGRELTTLLKMMGHKVYKLIRKKSSRADEIVYEPYSGYISDSLEGFDIVIHLAGDPIGKGRWTDNKKKAIRESRINTTRFLVERIKQLETPPEVFFSASAIGYYGDKGETVVDEECEKGANFISDLCWDWEKEALKLKDTCRIVTGRFGVVLTLKGGALKEYYNFYRFGLGFKIGRGEQWVSWISLDDALYSVLECIFNKKIQGAVNIVSDLPVKQKDFAETLANFMKRPVILKLPPSFVCGLFGQKGKEILLEGCRVTPSKLKEQKFTFFYNDLSSALLHLMGGKHDA, from the coding sequence TTGATAAATACATTTAAAAAAGAGCTTGTTGTTGATTATGAGGTGGAGAAGCTTTTCGGATACCATGAAAGACCGGGAGTCTTAAGGCGTCTGACGCCTCCTTGGGTTAATGCTGAAGTCCTTAGAGAGCCGGACAATCTATATGCCGGGAGCTCTGCGGTTATTAGACTCAAAAAATTCGGGATTAAATTAAATTGGGAAGCCAGCCACACTGAATATGATAAAAACAAATTCTTTAAAGATGCCCAGATTAAGGGACCTTTCAGATTTTGGCAGCACAGCCATTATTTTAAGAATATTTCAGCAGGCAGTTCAAAACTGACCGATTTCGTGGAGTATGAACTGCCCCTTTCTGCTCTGCTTGACATTGCTGCCGGAAGATCGGTTAGAAAAGAGCTCGGGAGAATGTTTTGCTACAGGCATTCCGTTATTAAAAATGACTTATCAGTAATAGAAAAATACGACGTACCTGAGAAAAAAATTCTTATTTCAGGTTCCGGTGGAGTTATTGGAAGGGAATTGACAACTTTACTGAAAATGATGGGTCATAAAGTTTATAAATTAATCAGAAAAAAAAGCAGCAGAGCAGACGAAATTGTTTATGAACCCTACTCCGGTTATATTTCTGATTCATTGGAAGGTTTTGACATTGTAATTCATCTCGCCGGAGACCCTATAGGTAAAGGCAGATGGACTGACAATAAAAAGAAAGCAATCAGGGAAAGCCGTATTAATACAACAAGATTCTTGGTTGAGCGAATCAAACAGCTTGAAACCCCCCCAGAGGTTTTTTTCTCAGCTTCTGCAATCGGTTATTATGGTGACAAAGGGGAAACAGTAGTGGACGAAGAATGTGAAAAAGGTGCAAATTTTATTTCAGATTTGTGCTGGGACTGGGAAAAAGAGGCTTTGAAACTGAAAGATACATGCCGGATTGTTACGGGAAGGTTTGGCGTTGTTTTAACCCTTAAGGGCGGGGCATTGAAAGAGTATTATAATTTCTACAGATTTGGACTTGGCTTTAAGATTGGCAGAGGTGAGCAGTGGGTAAGCTGGATTTCTCTTGATGATGCTCTGTATTCAGTACTTGAGTGTATTTTTAATAAAAAAATCCAGGGTGCTGTGAATATTGTTTCGGATTTGCCAGTCAAACAGAAGGACTTTGCCGAAACACTGGCAAATTTTATGAAGCGACCGGTTATTTTGAAGTTGCCGCCATCCTTCGTTTGTGGTTTGTTCGGACAAAAGGGTAAAGAGATTCTGCTTGAAGGCTGCAGGGTGACACCATCGAAGCTGAAAGAACAAAAATTCACTTTTTTCTACAATGATTTAAGTTCGGCTTTACTTCATCTTATGGGAGGAAAACATGATGCCTAA
- the aroF gene encoding 3-deoxy-7-phosphoheptulonate synthase — protein sequence MIVVMKIGASDAQLNRICSKGEEMGFKPHVIYGKERNVVGLVGLGKSEMGIIEDMEGVDRVLPITKPYKLASKEVKKEYSTVDVSGVQFGGEEITVIAGPCAVESEEQIVKSAQYVKAAGAKMLRGGAFKPRTSPYSFQGLGEEGLKYLSQAREETGLPFTTEVVNPRDVDLVYKYTDMFQVGARNIQNFALLTLLGQTDKPVLLKRGMATTIDEFLMAAEYILSEGNKNVVLCERGIRTFETATRNTLDISCIPVVKERSHLPIIIDPSHAAGHWHYVPALSKAAIAVGADGLIVEVHPDPENALSDGAQSLNPDEFIKMMGQIRTVALSVGKHM from the coding sequence ATGATTGTAGTAATGAAAATCGGAGCATCAGATGCTCAGCTGAATCGGATTTGCAGCAAAGGTGAAGAAATGGGATTCAAGCCCCATGTAATTTACGGAAAAGAAAGAAATGTGGTGGGACTTGTGGGACTCGGCAAAAGTGAAATGGGTATAATCGAAGATATGGAAGGTGTTGACAGAGTTTTGCCAATCACTAAGCCCTACAAACTTGCCAGCAAGGAAGTTAAAAAAGAATATTCAACTGTTGATGTCAGCGGCGTCCAGTTTGGAGGGGAAGAAATCACGGTAATTGCCGGCCCATGTGCAGTGGAAAGCGAGGAACAAATTGTCAAATCGGCGCAATATGTCAAGGCTGCCGGAGCAAAAATGCTGCGGGGAGGAGCATTTAAACCACGTACAAGTCCATACTCTTTTCAGGGATTGGGAGAAGAAGGTTTGAAATATCTATCCCAGGCAAGAGAAGAAACAGGTCTCCCCTTCACCACAGAAGTGGTTAACCCAAGGGATGTCGACCTCGTTTACAAATATACGGATATGTTTCAGGTGGGTGCAAGAAATATTCAGAATTTTGCTCTGCTCACACTCCTGGGGCAAACAGATAAGCCCGTTCTCCTTAAAAGAGGTATGGCAACAACAATAGATGAATTTCTCATGGCGGCAGAATATATTCTATCAGAAGGCAACAAAAATGTAGTGCTTTGCGAGAGAGGTATAAGAACTTTCGAAACGGCAACCAGAAATACTTTGGATATCAGCTGTATACCTGTTGTCAAAGAACGCTCACATCTTCCAATAATTATAGATCCCAGTCATGCTGCCGGTCACTGGCACTATGTGCCCGCTCTGTCAAAAGCTGCCATAGCAGTTGGAGCAGACGGTTTGATAGTAGAAGTGCACCCTGACCCGGAGAATGCTCTAAGCGACGGGGCACAATCACTAAATCCTGATGAGTTTATAAAAATGATGGGACAGATAAGAACAGTTGCTTTGTCTGTAGGTAAACATATGTAA
- the hcp gene encoding hydroxylamine reductase: MSMFCFQCQEAAKNEGCTVKGVCGKDEEVAKLQDALVYLLKGTGFWAKKARQYGVTDEEVDLFILEGLFATVTNVNFDADRFVEYCNKAADLKAKIKGEFLNAYKQKEGIDFSEEIPKEAAWEPAKTKEDYLAKAEEDGVLAEENEDIRSLKELIIYGLKGIAAYADHAYVLNEKSDEIFSFAETALAETTRENITSEELISLVMQAGDTAVKAMEILDKANTGTYGKQEITSVNTSLKEGPGILVSGHDLLDLEELLKQTEGTGINVYTHGEMLPANAYPEFKKYDHLAGNFGTAWYNQKSEFEEFNGPILFTTNCIVPPKESYKDRIYTTGLVGWPGCKHIPNAKTGEQKDFSSLIEHAKQLGSLQPQENKELTIGFAKDQVMELADKVIDAVKSGAIKRFVVMGGCDGRQKSREYYTEVAKELPEDTVILTAGCAKYRYNMLDLGDIGGIPRVLDAGQCNDSYSLAYIALQLKDAFGLDDINDLPISYDIAWYEQKAVCVLLALLSLGVKGIRLGPTVPAFLSPNVVNVLVENFGIKPIENPETDIEAMMAGK; the protein is encoded by the coding sequence ATGAGTATGTTTTGTTTTCAGTGCCAGGAAGCGGCAAAAAATGAAGGCTGCACCGTAAAAGGTGTTTGTGGAAAAGATGAAGAGGTGGCAAAGCTGCAGGATGCGCTTGTATACCTCTTGAAAGGAACAGGATTCTGGGCAAAAAAAGCCCGTCAATACGGAGTAACAGACGAAGAGGTTGACCTTTTTATTCTTGAAGGACTTTTTGCTACCGTCACAAACGTGAATTTTGATGCAGATCGTTTTGTTGAGTACTGCAACAAAGCGGCTGATTTAAAAGCAAAAATCAAAGGTGAGTTTCTCAATGCCTATAAACAAAAAGAAGGCATAGATTTCAGCGAAGAAATACCCAAAGAAGCTGCATGGGAGCCTGCTAAGACAAAAGAGGATTATCTTGCAAAAGCCGAAGAAGACGGAGTGCTGGCAGAAGAGAATGAAGATATACGATCCCTTAAGGAGCTTATAATTTACGGCCTTAAAGGTATTGCAGCCTATGCTGATCATGCATATGTTCTTAATGAAAAGAGTGACGAAATTTTTTCTTTTGCTGAAACAGCTCTCGCTGAAACCACAAGAGAAAATATTACATCCGAAGAACTCATCTCACTTGTTATGCAAGCCGGAGACACAGCTGTCAAAGCAATGGAAATACTTGACAAAGCAAATACAGGCACGTACGGCAAACAGGAAATCACATCAGTTAATACAAGCCTGAAGGAAGGTCCTGGTATTCTGGTTTCAGGACACGATCTTCTCGATCTCGAAGAGCTGCTCAAGCAGACGGAAGGAACAGGTATCAATGTTTATACTCACGGTGAAATGCTGCCTGCAAATGCATATCCGGAATTTAAGAAATATGATCATTTGGCCGGAAACTTCGGAACGGCTTGGTACAACCAAAAATCCGAGTTTGAGGAGTTTAACGGACCAATACTTTTCACTACAAATTGTATAGTTCCACCTAAAGAATCATACAAAGACAGAATTTATACAACCGGACTTGTCGGATGGCCGGGATGTAAGCACATTCCTAATGCAAAGACGGGAGAGCAGAAAGACTTTTCATCGTTAATAGAGCATGCCAAACAGCTTGGAAGTTTGCAGCCGCAGGAAAATAAAGAATTGACAATAGGTTTCGCAAAAGACCAGGTTATGGAACTGGCTGATAAAGTAATTGACGCTGTAAAAAGCGGTGCAATCAAACGTTTCGTTGTAATGGGCGGCTGTGACGGAAGACAAAAAAGCAGGGAATACTACACTGAAGTCGCAAAAGAGCTCCCTGAAGATACTGTAATTCTTACAGCCGGTTGTGCAAAATACCGCTATAACATGCTTGATCTCGGAGATATCGGAGGCATACCAAGAGTCCTTGATGCAGGTCAGTGCAATGACTCATATTCCCTGGCTTATATTGCATTGCAGCTGAAAGATGCATTCGGTCTGGATGATATCAATGATTTACCCATTTCTTACGACATCGCTTGGTACGAGCAGAAAGCTGTTTGTGTACTCTTAGCATTGCTTTCCCTGGGTGTAAAAGGGATAAGGTTAGGACCTACAGTTCCTGCATTTTTATCACCCAATGTGGTAAATGTACTGGTTGAAAATTTCGGAATTAAACCGATTGAAAATCCTGAAACAGACATCGAAGCAATGATGGCAGGCAAATAA
- a CDS encoding Crp/Fnr family transcriptional regulator → MNKDAAVKMFLNIFTGSRDEDVYNTLYQISSVVSKEKKEIFFLEDEEGSHIYFLLSGVVKLSKTNDEGKEAVIHFVKNGEIFAEILLYLKNRYPVTATALEDCEALAIDSKKLFDEIKRQPEFSMKLIGVLAGRIKYFVNMIENLTLADTRKRFLSYLNNIAEKQNSKIVKLPVNKGELALLLGTTPETFSRLLKKLTEEEVIEVRGKEITLIDLGELQ, encoded by the coding sequence ATGAATAAAGATGCGGCAGTTAAAATGTTTCTAAACATATTTACAGGCTCCCGGGATGAGGATGTTTATAATACATTATACCAGATTAGCAGTGTAGTTAGCAAAGAGAAAAAAGAGATTTTCTTTCTGGAAGATGAGGAGGGCAGTCATATCTACTTTTTGCTTTCAGGGGTTGTAAAGCTCTCCAAAACCAATGACGAAGGCAAAGAAGCTGTTATACACTTTGTAAAGAACGGCGAAATTTTTGCGGAGATACTTCTTTATCTTAAAAACAGATATCCTGTTACTGCCACGGCACTGGAGGATTGTGAAGCTCTTGCAATTGATTCGAAAAAACTTTTTGACGAAATAAAAAGACAGCCTGAATTTTCAATGAAGCTCATAGGTGTGTTAGCCGGAAGGATAAAATATTTTGTCAATATGATAGAAAATCTCACGCTGGCGGATACAAGAAAGAGATTTTTATCGTATCTTAATAATATTGCAGAGAAGCAAAATTCGAAAATTGTGAAACTTCCCGTGAATAAAGGTGAGCTTGCACTGCTTCTGGGAACTACGCCGGAAACGTTTTCCAGATTGCTTAAAAAGCTTACAGAAGAAGAGGTTATCGAGGTTAGGGGCAAAGAGATAACTCTGATTGATCTCGGTGAGCTGCAATGA
- a CDS encoding carboxypeptidase-like regulatory domain-containing protein, which yields MKRFVVFFLLILFVSSNLNASENNPLSSLYDMFPKMTELKGGSSRWIATGVVHELYDNYVRLESTYNYFSEKTEKIWDIKRDKNYSVDVKLFFAKDNKAAVNLYENMTDKRESRFERDVKFGDEGRIFVRPVSVVNMVSEYNLIFREENFIVHLHTFDGFALMDFADFFQKKINSFVLSNIDMYVFKNFRLKARKEGYIPEEEELTVEADNASAIEISGRVTDEEGNPVSGVSIDVLGHDKTVVSGAEGYYSVTFVLGEKGVKREFKTNFTLVNRKGRNNKNNKVKMYKMNVKYPEREETFYLRINLDENSGEIYIPSKGIFNNVNDIVKQGDYLEFKRNCTPEGSLFQCRQTYSGLMKESGFQGNWKGTGGKGTFKGIPMKTSSEEYNIAETDFCSIKTVRLASDNLSGNKQSTDKLYIDQNHGISLKCNREERDFFIKDVQMKITKKASEERFLLYKYKGHETKGGISLKNKTYIGVVGPNDDFLSIDVFLMPDSLQGVTVFAGGGIQTYDKTISFASGVLYPERQPKLIIEKFITDKAKQNVTDINVTLKKLASEKDVAADKETLGRDGNKDMSLELRIKGVSGDLKAVELSHKGENFYIWNTKPFDIYPAVALFLNGGLINQNSGKINFPVDNNAVIDIFIHKPEYLNKSNINMTYKILIGDKWYSGRVEK from the coding sequence ATGAAACGTTTTGTTGTTTTTTTTCTGCTTATTCTTTTTGTTTCGTCAAATCTGAATGCTTCTGAAAATAATCCATTGAGTTCCCTTTATGATATGTTTCCCAAAATGACTGAACTGAAAGGTGGAAGCTCGCGGTGGATAGCCACCGGAGTGGTTCATGAACTGTATGATAATTACGTAAGACTTGAGAGTACGTACAACTATTTCAGCGAAAAAACGGAAAAAATATGGGATATAAAAAGAGATAAAAACTATTCTGTGGATGTAAAACTTTTTTTTGCTAAAGATAATAAAGCTGCTGTGAATCTTTATGAAAATATGACAGATAAGAGAGAAAGCAGGTTTGAGCGGGATGTAAAGTTCGGAGATGAAGGAAGAATTTTTGTAAGGCCTGTTTCTGTGGTCAACATGGTGTCAGAGTATAATCTTATTTTCAGAGAAGAGAATTTTATTGTTCATCTTCATACATTTGACGGTTTTGCCCTGATGGATTTCGCCGATTTTTTCCAAAAGAAAATCAATTCATTTGTTTTGAGTAATATAGATATGTATGTTTTTAAAAACTTTCGTCTCAAAGCAAGGAAAGAGGGTTATATTCCGGAAGAAGAGGAATTAACAGTTGAAGCTGACAATGCCTCAGCAATTGAGATATCCGGCAGGGTCACAGATGAAGAAGGTAATCCTGTTTCCGGAGTCAGTATAGATGTATTGGGGCATGACAAAACGGTGGTTTCAGGTGCCGAAGGGTATTATTCTGTAACGTTTGTATTGGGTGAAAAAGGTGTAAAAAGGGAGTTTAAGACAAATTTTACTCTTGTAAACAGAAAAGGGCGGAATAACAAAAATAATAAAGTAAAAATGTATAAAATGAATGTAAAATATCCCGAAAGGGAGGAAACATTCTATCTGAGAATAAACTTAGATGAAAATTCCGGAGAAATATACATTCCATCCAAAGGTATTTTTAATAACGTAAATGATATTGTAAAGCAGGGAGATTATCTGGAATTTAAAAGGAACTGTACACCGGAGGGTTCGCTTTTTCAATGCAGACAAACGTATTCGGGGTTAATGAAGGAATCAGGTTTTCAGGGAAACTGGAAAGGCACAGGGGGCAAAGGTACATTTAAAGGGATACCTATGAAAACTTCTTCTGAGGAATACAATATTGCCGAAACGGATTTTTGCAGTATTAAAACGGTCCGGTTAGCATCAGATAATTTATCCGGAAATAAACAAAGTACTGATAAGCTTTATATCGACCAAAATCACGGTATTTCATTGAAATGCAACAGAGAAGAGAGAGATTTTTTTATAAAAGATGTGCAGATGAAAATTACCAAGAAAGCGTCTGAGGAAAGATTTTTACTTTATAAGTATAAAGGGCATGAGACAAAGGGTGGTATTTCTTTAAAAAATAAAACTTATATTGGAGTTGTTGGTCCTAATGATGATTTTCTCAGCATAGATGTCTTTTTAATGCCTGATTCATTGCAAGGTGTGACCGTATTTGCAGGGGGCGGTATTCAAACTTATGATAAAACAATTTCTTTTGCCTCAGGCGTTCTTTATCCTGAAAGGCAGCCCAAATTAATTATTGAAAAATTTATAACGGACAAAGCGAAACAGAATGTCACCGACATTAATGTAACGTTAAAAAAGCTTGCAAGTGAAAAGGATGTTGCAGCGGATAAGGAGACTCTGGGAAGAGACGGGAACAAGGATATGAGCTTGGAGCTCAGGATAAAGGGTGTAAGTGGAGATCTTAAAGCTGTTGAACTTAGTCATAAAGGAGAAAATTTTTATATTTGGAATACTAAACCTTTTGATATATATCCTGCTGTTGCGCTATTTCTGAACGGGGGACTGATTAATCAAAACTCAGGGAAAATCAATTTTCCTGTGGACAACAATGCAGTGATTGATATATTTATTCATAAACCTGAATATTTGAATAAATCAAATATCAATATGACTTATAAAATATTAATTGGTGATAAGTGGTACAGCGGCAGAGTGGAAAAATAG
- a CDS encoding ABC transporter substrate-binding protein produces MYRILLTFVFFCFLGVLFTAHAEYRIVSLAPNVTEILFEVGLGNQVVGVTDKCNYPAKAKNIAEIGSYYRPSIEKILMLEPTHVLGMREGYTKRLKYRLDKLGIRNRFFKVDDYRDISRMIDEIGKIFGKSTKNIRNRIDSYFNSGKIDYKGDVVFLISAKPAYAVGGGNFVNDILKCANLRNALADSNKDFPQINYEKIFQLNPDYIILARRHGRSETDSFFYEKIKGLGEKAKILEVKPDIFLRPSYRIIDACKMLKKLIR; encoded by the coding sequence TTGTATAGAATATTATTAACATTTGTATTTTTCTGCTTTTTAGGAGTTTTATTCACTGCTCATGCGGAATATCGGATAGTCAGTCTCGCACCTAATGTGACGGAGATTCTTTTTGAAGTTGGTCTGGGCAACCAGGTTGTAGGCGTTACCGATAAGTGCAACTATCCGGCAAAGGCCAAAAATATCGCCGAAATTGGCAGTTACTACAGACCGAGCATTGAAAAGATTCTTATGCTTGAGCCGACGCATGTTCTTGGTATGAGAGAAGGGTATACAAAAAGGCTTAAGTACAGGCTGGATAAACTGGGGATTCGAAACAGGTTTTTCAAAGTGGATGATTACCGTGATATAAGCCGGATGATTGATGAGATCGGCAAAATATTTGGTAAATCAACGAAAAATATTCGCAACAGAATTGATTCCTATTTTAATTCCGGTAAAATAGATTATAAAGGGGATGTTGTATTTCTTATCAGTGCGAAGCCTGCATATGCCGTTGGGGGAGGTAATTTTGTGAATGATATTCTCAAATGTGCAAATCTTCGAAATGCACTTGCTGACAGTAATAAGGATTTTCCACAGATTAATTATGAAAAAATATTCCAACTAAACCCTGATTATATAATATTGGCAAGAAGGCACGGAAGGTCGGAAACTGACAGCTTTTTTTATGAAAAAATCAAAGGGCTGGGGGAGAAAGCGAAGATACTGGAGGTTAAGCCGGATATCTTTCTCAGACCCTCGTACAGGATAATAGACGCATGCAAAATGTTAAAAAAATTAATCAGGTAA